Part of the Cottoperca gobio chromosome 16, fCotGob3.1, whole genome shotgun sequence genome, TGTACGTAAGACATACTGTATCGAAGCTGAGATTTATCCAACAGACCCgaattacaaaatattttttaaaaagtctttaaCTCCCATAATGTCCTGGTTTTTGAGCTGGTGCGAAAGAAATTATCTTAGGTGAAGCGATATCCTGtatttctttcaaataaatgctgatgtatttttttaattaaacttcaCTTCAAAGGTCTGTACATAGGGATCAGTGTGTATCCTCTCCACTGGCAACAAGGTCATACCAACATTATAATGGAAGACTTTGGCTATTTACAAATCACTGAGATGCTGTACTGTTAGCGTACAGATTCTCTCAGACATGCTGTACATGACTTATGTGTATTAGTTAGACTAAAACACACCCATCCATATAACAAAGTGCAATTCCATAGATCCCCACAAGGAGGTGCTTATACACCATATTCAACATCATTTAGCCCAGTTTAAGCATATTTGTGAGCAAAAGTGGTTTGTTGTTATTACTGAACCTGTACACTTAAAACCCCTACACACCTGTGGTCCACCCTCACAGGTGTTTGCACTTATTTCGACTGATTAGACCTCTTCTCAGGACTATGATGGCGTGTGGGCTACATACTGCGTTTGATTGACACCTCTGGGGCAGAACAACTTACACCTTTATTCCTATTTAGTGACTTTATGTAATTCACAGCATAGCTCCTCCCAGCTTCGACATGAGCTGAGGTGTAATCAGCCAGAAcaaatgtgtgggtgtgtcggGCCTTTTAAGGAACATTCCAACAAATGCACTTATTCGCTTTTCTTGCAAAAAGGTAAGTGAGGGTGGTGTCAGTCTTCTCACCTAACTCCCAGCAAGAATACGAATTAGTATCTTTTAATTATCAACCCTACATTTCAcagatgtgtctgtgtcttgATGTCATTTCAGGTCTGcatttgaaaaataacaattacttaaagaaaaagaaaaatacaaacacagaccaGACTCACAAGAGAGGAAATGGCTAGAAAGACAAACTGATGAAACAGTACTTCTACTTTGTGACAGTGAAGAATATAAGACCACATCATTTTGTAGAAGAACAGTCACTGGGCAGTGTTTAGCCTGagcagtcaaacacaaacagaagagaACAGTCTCGTTACTGGGTTTACAATAAACACCTTTCAGGAGTTATAAAAAGTAAATGGCTATTTTTGATAAATCCCAGTTCATATTCACACATACTGCATGTTGTGTGCACGTCAAATTCAATTCTGAGGAGGCCAAATGCATGTAGATGTTCACAAAGAACCGAAGCACATTCATGAACGTGAGATCAAAACCTGACCTGACAAAAACGATAGCAGGACCACGTTGATATTGGTGAGTAAATGGAATGATTGAAGAAGGAGGCGCTGtggcacatacagtacataggCTACATAAGGGTTAGaatatctatacacacacactgtacactctCATGGATACAATTTACTGTACATGATCaactctgtctttctctgtataGTAGCTCTATCAGTCATCAAAAATAAAGTTGAGATAGTTTGCccaatgtgtgtttacattcccTGCCCTGGTATATAATGTTTTCTCTCAATGATAAATCTGTAGGACAGATGAAAAACAGTCAGttgaatattttcattaaatcTAACAGCTGAGGAACAGGGACACCACCACACTCCCACTGGATGCTTCATCAAAGTGCTGCTgctcagaacacacacatacaaatgtgaCTGTGGACATGCACAtactgtctacacacacacacacacacacacacacacacacacacacacacagatacacactgttCCTGAGTATGAACTGTAGGATATTTATTTTGGCTCTACTCTAAGAAAGAAACATGTACACTGCTctaagagaaagaaagcagcCATACTCTGATAGAACAGGTATGAACTTAAGAAAAGCATACCATCATTGAGGAAATAGGTTTTAATAGTAAAACCCTAAAAACCATGTGCTGCTGTGAACTaggtacatactgtatttctAAGGCCATAGTTTCTGTAAAGAAAGCAATAGGATAGGTCAATAGAATGGGAAGGTACCATTTCTTTTTCTATCAATATGTAAATATCATGCCATGTTTGCATTTAAAGTTGCTTTCATCAAAATTATTTATGCGTTATCTGAAAGGGAGACACATATTTCCAGACTCTGCCGTTCCTTTCAGCTCTACACAGCTATTTAGCGTCCTTCAGCTTATTGTTATGGTTTTATGGCCTGCAACATTCTCTCACCGCTCCCATCAGAGTCCATTGCAGGCGCAGCAGGGAGTTGTTTTCAGGGGAAGAGTTAGTGGATACACTTATTCTAAATGACCTGCAAAGCACCAAACGGCCGACAGACAAAGtcagcaactagctggtgatcAGGACGGAGAATTGATCAACTTAAAGGCCAGAgatttccctcaggagctggTCGAGACCAAATCAGAGCAAAAAGTAGGTTGAACTGGCCTTACATTCATCAGACTGCctgaaacatgactccaaatgaatgatgatCTGTGTTGCTGGAATTGGAATTACGCAACGGTTTTCCAAGTTTGCCATATCAAATCTAGaaggtaataataatatgtcagtgttgtgtttagtTTGCTGCGCTGCACCAAGTGGCCAAACTATTAGCCAAGTAAGCCAACTATGGTTTGTATTGCAGAATGAGTCCATACATAAATTGGCTAAAAACTCGTTAGTAggtatttgataaaaaataccttgATTTTTCCCTATTTGTACACATTTGAAATGCTGCACATAGCAGGGCTAAAGATGGACATTAACTAGTGACACATGCTGTCCTTGAAAATAATTATGAGTCTCTTAAACTACCGAAGTACATTTTACTGAAGAACGTCATCAGAGAAATGCAGAACTGCTGTCATCCAAGCAATGGTATCAAATTGTATATTGATTGAGGACTTATTCAGTGATTTACATTCAGGCCTTTTCAGTCTTGATATTTGCAGTTTGTATTGACCACTGAGCTTACAGCTACAgccacacaaaagaaaaacacacacacacacacacacacacagagaccagtGGCACAATGTCACCCGTGGCAGCGCACACATCTGCAATGgcatgaaaatgaaagaaatagtaataaaataaaattacacaAGGCAGCGGAGATCACAGCCATGATGATTGAGCATTGTCATTGAAACACCAAAGGTCTCTCTTCGACTCAAACCATTCATAACGTCACTACAAACCAAATAAACAGTGAAACCAACAGGATGAGAGTCAAAATATGGTTACCCACTTTGTACACGCTGACATCGGGGTCTGTGCTTGTTCAAGTGATAAGAGGAATGGTTGACTGCATCCAACAGGTTTAAGCCACGTGACAAAGGAGATCCAGTTTATGATATGTGACACGCAACTCAAATGTCTCTCAGGCCATTCATACTCAACATTCATTGCATTCATTTTTGCTTTCAGCATTGATTGCACTGATCTCGTGTGTTATACCACTTATGAAGGTGCTCTACTGTACTCCATCATAGATATCAGACttgtgtgaaagaaaagaaaacatgtaaatactgTGTAAACTCAGCCTATATTACAGTAGTCTGGATAGACAGGAAAGAGAAGGGAtgaacacaaagaaaaccaCAGGTAATCAAAATTCCTTAAAGTTCTCTCAACAGTCTATTCTTTTGTTTAAGCACCTTTCAATGCCAGTACGGGAGTGCCCCTCTATGCTGATTTTAACCTCCTGAGGGATGAAGGAGGGTTTGGGGAGAGTCAGAGGAGGCTCCTCCTCAGCTTTCTCAGTCTGGTCTCGCTCTGGAGCTGACCAGCGTCTCTTGCGGGCTGTGGGCCTCTCTGGATCACTACATTGTATTTTGGTAAGAGCAGGCATGTCTGTTTTCACTGATTCCTGTCTTACTTCTCCAGTCCCACAGACTGCCAGCGTTGGTCCAGCTCCATAGATCCCCTCGTCTGGTACTGGAACTGGTCCCAATCCTGGTGGAAGCTCTAGTCCTGGTCCAGTAACCTGCTCCCTCTCCAGCCTGTCTGCACTGGAAGCCTTCATGAGGAGGCCACTGTTTCTGACTGCGGCGTTTGGACTCATGCTGTTTCTTACAGTGGCATCCACATTGTGACAGGAGTCAGAGAGGTGACCAGTCTTCAGCTTGGTCCCCAAAGCCGGGCTGTCTGTTAGTAAAGTGGTCCTCAAGCCACGGAGGGTCAGCGACACGCAtacatcacccacacacagcttAGCGCAAGATAGCTCAAACAGCTGGGTGGTTCTGTCTGGGCAGCAGGACGACCAGCCCTGGCCAAATACAAAGAAGGGATACTCCACCagcacctccacacacacctggagATGCACAACAGACACAGTTAGCTTCTAGATACAGACTGATATATGTGTGGAGGatatataaaagaaacacatctGTTTAAAAGCCACTATATGCAAATGTGTAAGGGATTATGAcgtacatatttatttatagaacaaCAAGCCTCGGGTCCTTTTTGACAGGAGACATTTTGATGTCTCACAGTTGGAACTCACAGGTGTGATAATAAAATTAATGATGGATGAAGTCCATCCAGCTGCTTCAgattcagggtcctggtattttAAGTGCGGGctcactgtcatggcttactgTGACAGTTATGGAAttgagccatcgttaatgttattatgcAGAGCTCTGCTTTTCCTGCTTTAAGGActcaacatgtctgctgtgaaaaaggtctattTTAGAGCCGGACCAAAATATTGACATAGCttataaaaatgttgtttatcgCTAATATATCAGtattgggttagggttagggttagggttagggttagggttagggtcaagAAGTGATTTTTCTTGAAAAAATAAGCTTGTAATTGACCCATTTAGTAAAATTCTTCAATAACAATATTCAACGGATCATTAACAAAAATCTTATgaatttatatacagtattacgACCTTTAGAGATACGGGGTCTGTAACATTTAAGGATTAATTTATCTGTAAAAGTAATGAATTTTTGCCTTTCAGACACCACAGTCACAAAACTAAATCTGATATTTAAGCGCCTGGTCCTCAGGCAGGAGCAGTGTTGATACTGCTGGAAAACAATGTTGGGttggaaaataatgatttgaaagAAGAAGATTGTTCTCGGTTCTCTCAGCTCTGCATCAGAGATGGATTTCatggatatttattttatctgaGGGCTCAATTGATGACCATAGTGAGCACGAGGGGAGCTCAACTGTGCTTATTACTAGGTGATCCTTCAATACATTTTGTCATATATTTCAGTACATTTAGATAACATATACATCTCTTGTGACTTTGTAAGTTACTCTTATGTGTGCATTGCCATCTGCCCCAGTGGCTTTTTTATACTATCACTGTGGGCGCCAAAGACTTTCAAATTCTATACATAGTGGCTTAAAAAAATGGACTCATGATTAATCATACACGGATGATGAATAAAGAATAACTTACCTGGGCTTTGAGCTCTCCCACAGAAAACTGTATGACCACAGCATTAGGACTCTGCCCATTGTCAATACGCTCAACAGTGCTGGAGTCAATCTTCAGCTCACTGCTAATCTCAGCACTCTGGATGAAGTCCTCCGTCTTGAGATCCTCCACGCGCTTCAGCTCTCCATCGGCCAGCTGGATGATGGATCCTCGCATGAAGAATGGAGGAAGCGGCACatgggaagaggaagaggagacagagtggGAGGCTTGGATGGAAACAGGAGCGGGACTGGGTACAGGAGCAGGAGTTGGGGAGGGTGCTGACACCACTGCAGGAGTCGGGATTGAGGGCAGGACTGGCATCGATGGTGCCAGAGCGACAGCAGGGGGTGGTTGAGTTACATCTGGCCCAAGCGCCTCACACTTGGACAGGGCTGTGGCCAGATAGGCATGCGGCATGGCGGTGGATATTTGAGGGGTAGTTGTAGCAGGCAGGGTGCTGACAGTACGACTAACCTCCATTTCTGTGCCGTTATTGGTACCACTGACCGGAATGAAGAGGGACTGGCCGCTAGGGATGACCAGGTGCTGAGGCAGCGCCGCATGGTAGCTGACAGCGTGCTGATTTGCACTGGTGATATAGCCAATGATGGGTGGCTGTGTGGAGGAGTACAGATTGGCTGACAGCTCCTCGTGGGGTAGAGTGGTCTGGATGACAGTATGAGGAGCAACAGACTTAACCAAAtctgaggaagagagggaggtgaaAGAAGAAGATCTGGACACGGGTTTCCCCAAAAAAATGCCTCCTTTCTCCGTCTGGACAAAGGAGATCTTATTTGAGCCAGTTTCACGTTCAGCTCCGTGGTTGGGCTGGGCCACCAGCACCAAGGAGGTCTGGAGTCCTGCAGGGTTTTGGCCGTAGTCTGCAGGCAGGAGGATATGTCTCGCCTCATAGCTCTGGACCTGCTGATGGTTCACATGATGACTGGAGGTTTTAGTCTGCTTGACCATCTCCAGTTCCCCATTCAGCAGACCCTTGACAAGCCCCTCTGGTTTCTTTCCAATTGAACCATCTGCATACTGAACTAACAGCTGGGAGGGAGCGAGGGTGAGCGTTTGAGGGAGTGAGTGAgggtggagctggaggtggGCCGACTGTGAAGAGAGGGCATTTCCACCGACAGACAGAGGTGTTCTGCTGTCCAGATGAATATACTGGCTGGTGACTTGGGGAGAGCTTGGATGCGACACAGGAGTCAGATCTGAGGGCGAGAGGCCTATTTGAAACTGCTGCTCCCCTTTGGTGTTTGGGGAGATGAGGGCGGTGGTGTAACCATCCAGCTGGTGACGCTGTCCTATTACAGAGCTGTTATGTGCAGAGCCAGCATTGGCGGAGATGATGTGAGAGGAGATGTAGCCGGCGTAGGGCCCAGAGCTGAATGAACTGAACGTTGGGTCCCAGCTGTGCAAACTGGATGGTCCCGGCCTGCTGGGGAAGGGCTGTGGGGTAAACTGCAGGCAGAGAGGCGAGGGACAGAGGAGTGGCTGAGGAAGTGATAGAAGTGGAAGGAGAAGAGTAGGAAGTGGAGGAAATAGGACATCTCGGGCTCTCTGCATCCCTGGATTTGCAGCGTTCACTGGCTACACTTGCCAGCCATGCTAGGTTCTCTGTGTGGGGGCTGTCAGCAAGCACTGGAGCTGGAGGTGTTGCTGTGGCTACCACCACTGGCCTCTGCTCAAGAGCCAGGATCTCACGCTTCTTAGGAGGCAGGCATCCATTACTCCGCTCTAGGTTGGATTTCATTGTGCCAGTGTGGTTTTAAATAACTTACTAATTCTTCTgggtctgtctttctctctatctcctccactCAATGGCTATGTGCAGCCTTTCTGCCTGATGTGTGGCTCTGGCTCTCTTTGTGTTCACTGCTAGACAGCTCCAGGTCTCAGACCAGAGAAGATGGAGTCACTCCAGCTCACAAAATGAGCTCTATAGACTTCATGAGGAATCATCTCTGACCGATCCACCTATTCCTCGATGACGACAG contains:
- the LOC115020727 gene encoding LOW QUALITY PROTEIN: ataxin-1-like (The sequence of the model RefSeq protein was modified relative to this genomic sequence to represent the inferred CDS: deleted 1 base in 1 codon); this encodes MKSNLERSNGCLPPKKREILALEQRPVVVATATPPAPVLADSPHTENLAWLASVASERCKSRDAESPRCPISSTSYSSPSTSITSSATPLSLASLPAVYPTALPQQAGTIQFAQLGPNVQFISSGPYAGYISSHIISANAGSAHNSSVIGQRHQLDGYTTALISPNTKGEQQFQIGLSPSDLTPVSHPSSPQVTSQYIHLDSRTPLSVGGNALSSQSAHLQLHPHSLPQTLTLAPSQLLVQYADGSIGKKPEGLVKGLLNGELEMVKQTKTSSHHVNHQQVQSYEARHILLPADYGQNPAGLQTSLVLVAQPNHGAERETGSNKISFVQTEKGGIFLGKPVSRSSSFTSLSSSDLVKSVAPHTVIQTTLPHEELSANLYSSTQPPIIGYITSANQHAVSYHAALPQHLVIPSGQSLFIPVSGTNNGTEMEVSRTVSTLPATTTPQISTAMPHAYLATALSKCEALGPDVTQPPPAVALAPSMPVLPSIPTPAVVSAPSPTPAPVPSPAPVSIQASHSVSSSSSHVPLPPFFMRGSIIQLADGELKRVEDLKTEDFIQSAEISSELKIDSSTVERIDNGQSPNAVVIQFSVGELKAQVCVEVLVEYPFFVFGQGWSSCCPDRTTQLFELSCAKLCVGDVCVSLTLRGLRTTLLTDSPALGTKLKTGHLSDSCHNVDATVRNSMSPNAAVRNSGLLMKASSADRLEREQVTGPGLELPPGLGPVPVPDEGIYGAGPTLAVCGTGEVRQESVKTDMPALTKIQCSDPERPTARKRRWSAPERDQTEKAEEEPPLTLPKPSFIPQEVKISIEGHSRTGIERCLNKRIDC